In Candidatus Thermoplasmatota archaeon, the genomic window CTAAGTCAACTTTACAAATAGCTTTCGATATCTCGTTTGCAAGCTCTTTTAATAATTTCATTGACAGTAAATAATAATTATTTATAAACAGATATAGATTTGGGAAGGATAAAAATGAAGACTGTCTGCGAAGTTAGAGAGCTAAAAGAGGGTGGCTATATAGTTATAGATGAAGAAGCTTGCAAAATAATGAGTGTAGTAACTTCAAAGCCGGGCAAGCACGGCGAAGCTAAAGCTAGGATAGAAGCTATAGGAATATTTGACAATCAAAAGCGTAGCATTGTGCATCCTGTAAAGCACAGAGTAGATGT contains:
- a CDS encoding translation initiation factor IF-5A, which translates into the protein MKTVCEVRELKEGGYIVIDEEACKIMSVVTSKPGKHGEAKARIEAIGIFDNQKRSIVHPVKHRVDVPIIDKRNAQVIVVMGKNVQLMDLENYETFELPIQEEFASAIAPGKEVQYISAMGKRKITRV